The following DNA comes from Caulobacter mirabilis.
CTGTTGCCGCTGATCCAGCTGATCCCGCTTCCCTACGGCGTCTGGACCGCCCTGCCTCAGCGTGAAGCCCTGGCCGGAGCTCTGGAGGCGGCGGGCGCGGGGCGTCCCTGGGCGCCGCTGTCGCTCACGCCCGAGTTCACGCTTGCGGTTTTCCTGGGCCTCCTCCCGCCGGCGGCGATGTTCCTCGCGGCGCTGCAGCTGACCCCGCGCGCGCAGCGAGGGATCGTCGGCGTCTACATTGCGCTGGCCGCCGTCTCCGTCCTGATCGGGCTGTTCCAGGCTTTCGGAGACCTTTCGGGCGCGCTGTATCCCTACAAGACAACGAACTACGGGTCGCCAGTCGGTCTGTTCGCGAACCGGAACCATCTGGCGACGTTGCTGTTGGCCACGCTTCCCCTGGCGGGTCTGTTCCTCGCGGAAACCGGTTCGGGCCAGACGGACCGTTCCAAGCTCGTCATCGCCGGCGCCGCCCTGTTCACCCTCATAGCGCTGGTGGGGCTGATCGCGATCGAGTCCCGCGCGGGGATCCTGCTGGCTGGACCGGCCCTCATCGCCCTGCTGCTGGTGGCGCGGAAGACCGGCCGGCGCCGCGGCTCCAACGGGCGCTGGCACCTTGTGGCGGGCGGGGCGCTGGCCATGGCGAGCGTGGTGGTGGTCTTCGCGATCGAGCCAATTCTGAAGCGCTTCGGAGCGCCTCCGGAGGTGGGTCGGGCGGACGCCTGGCAGACCATTGCACAGGCCGCGGGGGCCTATATGCCGTTCGGCGGAGGATTCGGCGCCTTCGACACCGTGTACCGCTCGGTCGAACCTCTCAGTCGGGTTGCGCCGAACTACTTCAACCACGCGCACAACGACTATCTTGAGCTGTGGTTGGAGGGCGGACTTCTAGGCCTGCTTCTTCTCCTGGCCGCCCTGGTCTGGCTCGGGGTCGAGACGGTCCGCACATGGCGCAACAGGGAAGGTTCCGCCCTCTCCCTGGCGGTGACGGCCTCGATCGCCTTGGTTCTGCTGCATTCCGCCGTGGATTATCCGCTTCGGACCCAAACCATGGCTGTGCTGTTCGCGTTCTGCTGCGGCGTCATAGCCAACGGACGCGTCCTTTCACCGGAGAGGCGCCGCTCGCGGCGGCGCCGTCCACCGGAGGGGAGTGGCATTGACAGAGAGAATGTCGAAGCCTAAGCCGTGAGTTGAGCGACGCTCCGTGCTTCGGAACCTTACACAGCTAGTGTTGTTAAGTTGTTCCATGATGAACACCATCCGGTAGGGGGCGTTATATTGCTTCGGAAACTGTGGGCGATGATCTGTTTTCCACCTCGTCCAAGTGGGGAGATTGCTGGTGCGCAGTCTTTTGATGAGGAGCGGGCTGTTCGCCTTGGGGAGGCGCCGCTCCTTCGTTCAAACCAATACGATGTGAGCCGCTGATGAAGCCTCCGATCAGCCGGTTTGCGGACCAGGCCAGAAAGTACGCACTCCACGTCTTCCTGGTCTTTGCGGCATTTGTCGTCGCCTACGAGGTTCGGCGCGGGCTTCCGCTCGAATGGTGGGTGACGAATCCCGAGGCCCTTCGTGTTCTGCGCTGGGCCGCTCTCTACGCGGCGATCGCGGCGGTGGTCGAGCTCGTGTCCCGGACGGAGCGAGCCGCCTGGCGGTTCTCGTCGGCGCGGGAGCTGTTGGCGCTCTTCCGGAGCGTGACCATCACATCGGCCCTCTTCCTGGGCACGATCTTCCTGGTCGATCGGGGGCTGGCCTTGCCCCGTTCGGTGCTCCTGTTGGCCTGGCTGATCAGCCTGGTGTTCCTGGTCGGCGTCCGGATCGTGTGGCGGATGGCCTACGACCGTTCGCTGGCCTTGAGCATGTTCCCCTTCATGCGGCCGTCGAGGAACGAGAACGGGCTGCTGGTGGTCGGCGAGATCGGCGACGCCGAGAGCTATCTTCGCAGCGTATCCGGCGCGCCGGATCCGGCCTATGCGCCGCTGGCGATCGTTTCGACCTCGCCCCAGGACGTGGGGTTGCAGATGCACGGCGTCGCCGTGTTGGCGACGACGAAGGATCTGCTCGCCCTCGCCGGCGCCGAGGACGTGAAGGGTAAGCGATTCCCCGCGATCCTTTTCCTGCGCGAGCCGATCGGGCATCTCGGATTGTCCGCCGAGACGCTGGGCGAGCTGAAGGCCGCGGGACATCGTCTGCTGCGGCTGCCGAGCATCGTTGAACTGGGCGACGAACAGGGCGGGGGCGGCCTCCTGCGCGAGATGGTCCTGGAGGACTTCCTGGCGCGCCCGCCGGTGCGTCTCGACACCCAGCGCATCCGGAACCTCGTCGAGGGACGGCGGGTGCTGGTGACGGGCGCCGGGGGCAGCATCGGCTCGGAAATCGCCCGCCAGCTGGTGGCGATGAACTGCTCGCACATCACGCTGCTGGATCATTCCGAGCACCTGCTCTTCGAGATCAACCGCCAGATCGAGCGGCTGTCCGGAACGCAGACCTCGCGCCCCTTCCTCTGCAACGTCCGCGACAAGGAGCGCGTCGAGGCGGTGTTCCTGAGCGAACGCCCTGAGCTCGTCTTCCACGCCGCCGCCCTGAAGCATGTGACGCTGGTCGAGAAGAATGTCTGCGAGGGCGTGCTGACCAACGTCCTGGGGACCGCGAACGTCGTCGACGCCGCCCTGGCCGCCAAGGCGCGTCAGGTCGTCCTGGTCTCGACCGACAAGGCCGTGGCGCCGACAAGCGTCATGGGGGCCACCAAGCGGTTGGCGGAAGCGGTGCTGCCGCAGTCCGACGACCTGACGACCCAGTTCTGCGCGGTGCGCTTCGGCAATGTGCTGGGGTCAGCGGGGTCGGTGGTGCCGATCTTCCGCGATCAGATCGAGCGCGGCGGACCGGTGACCATCACCCACCCCGACGTCGAACGGTATTTCATGACGATCCCGGAGGCCGTGCAGCTGGTCCTCTACGCGACCGCCCTCCGAGCGGACACGAGCGGCTCCCTTCCTAAGAAGTATGTGCTCGAGATGGGCGAGCCGGTGAAGATCGTCGATCTGGCGCGTCAGATGGCGGCGCTGAACGGCAAGACCCTGGGCGAGGATATCCCGATGATGATCATCGGACTTCAGCCGGGCGAGAAGCTGACCGAAGAGCTCGTCGACGTGAACGAGGCCACCCTCGAGCGGCTGCCGGGGATCCGGGAGATTCTGACCAAGACACAAGGCGCCGACTTCAGCGCCGAGGCTATCGAAAAGCTCGTCGTCCTCGCGAGAGAGGACCGGTCGGACGAAGTGCTGCGCATGATTTCCGAGCGTATCTCGATGCTTCGAGGCAGCGACTTGGTTGAGTTGGGATACGCGAAATGAATCTGTACGAGAACGCTCCCAGGACGGCGCTGATCGGCTGCGGTCGTTGGGGGCGGAACATTGCGCGCGCGCTGGCGCGTCTCGGCTCGCTGGAGGTGATCGTTGATCCGATGGCGGACGGACTCGCCGACTATGCCGGCGAGCTCGGCGTCAGGGCGACCTCCGACATGGGCGCCGCCTTCGCCGGCGACATCGAAGCCGTCGCGATCGCCGCGCCGGCCGTCGACCATGCCCGGCTGATCCAGGAGGCCCTGTTCGCCGGGAAGCATGTGTTCGTCGAAAAGCCGCTGGCGCTCAACATGGCGGACGCCACGCGCGTGGCCGACCAGGCCGCGGCCAGCGGCCTGACGCTGATGGTGGGACATCTGCTGCAGTATCACCCGGCCTTCGTCCGGTTGAGCGAGATGGTCGCCGAAGGCGCCATCGGCGAACTGCGGCACGTCAGCTCCAACCGGTTGAATCCCGGCGCGATCCGCACCGAAGAGAACGCCCTGTGGAGCATGGCTCCCCATGACTTCTCCATGATCCTGAAGCTGATCGGCGCGCCGCCGAAGTCGGTCCAGGCGCTTCCGGTGCACGTCGTGAGCCCGGTCATTCCCGATCGCGTGGTCGTGCAGATGCGGTTCGACGGCGCGGTCAGCGCGCAGGCCGACGTGTCGTGGCTGTCGCCGTTCAAGGAGCACAAGCTCGTCGTCCTAGGAACGGAGGGCGCGCTCGTCTTCGAAGACACCGCGGCCGACGCCGGCCGCAAGCTGGTCCACTATCCCGGCTATCTCGACGCCTCGAACGGCGCGCCGAGATTCGTGAAGGGGCCGGGTCTGCCGGTCGAATATCCGTCCGACGAGCCGCTGCTGAACGAAATGCGTTGGTTCCTCGACTGCGTGCGCGGCAAGACGCAGCCACGTTCCGACGCCGCCGAGGCCATCGCCGTGCTGAGCCTCCTCGAGGCGGCGCAGGCGGCCAGCGACCAGCATTCCGCGGACTGGACGGCGAGCGACCGGGTGAGCGCGACCGTATGAACCACCGCTTGAGTGACTTCCAAGCGCTTGGCGGCCTGTCGGTGCTGCGCGATGGGGCGTTCGCGATCACCGGGAAGCTGTCGACCCCTCTGAATGGCCTTTGCGTGCCTCTGAGGTCTGCGAAGTATGCGGATGAGGTCAACGCCAACCCGAGAATCGTCGCCGTCATCACGCGGCCGGATATCGCCGAACGGCTTGATTCTCGGCTCGCGGTAGCGGTCACCGAAGATCCCGACGGCGTCCACAGCGAACTGCATGTCCTCTGCGCCAAGGCGCATGAAGCGGCGTTGGCCGCGTCGCCGACGCGGATTCACCCCGATGCGCACATCGATCCGGATGCGCGGGTGGCGCCCTACGGCGTCGACATCGGGCCGGGCGTCCATGTCGCCGCCAAGGTGGTGATCGCCGCCGGCGTCACGATCGAGGACGACTGCATCATTCACCCGGGCGTCGCCCTGGGCGTCAGCGCGTTCAACACCGGCATCGTGCAGGGGCGGCGGCGGATCATCCCCTCGATCGGCGGCGTTCGGCTTCGCCGAGGCGTCGAAATCCTGGCGAACTCCTGTATCGCCAAGGCGATCTTCGGGGGCGAGACCACGATCGGCGAAGAGACCGTCACCGACAACCTGGTCTACATCGCGCACGATTGTCAGATCGGCCGACGGGTCCAGATCTGCGCGCTGGTCAATGTGCTCGGCCGGGTGGTGGTGGGCGACGAGGCCTACCTGGGGCCGTCGGCCGTGATCGTGAACGGGGTGTCCGTCGGCGCGAGGGCCAAGGTGTCCATCGGCGCCGTGGTGACTCAGAACGTTCCCGACGACCAACAGGTCAGCGGGAACTTCGCCATCGATCATCAGAACTTTCTGGCCCACATGCGTCAGATTAGGGGGTGACGGTCCTGTTGCTCGGCTTCCAGCTCGAGTACTAAGAGCCCGGCGGGCGGCATCCGAGATCGAGCCTGCACGCCGTGGTGCGTAAAGCGCGGACAAGCCGCGCTGTCGCGCAACGAAAACAACTCTGGATAGGGTCGAATGACCAACGTGATCGTGGAACGAAAAGAACGCGCCGACACCGTTGCCGCTTTGCTGAAGCGCCTCGAAGACCGTGAGGCGCGGATCGCCATCATGGGCCTGGGCTACGTCGGCTTGCCGCTGGCCGCCGCCGTGCACAATGCGAATCTCGAGGTTCTCGGGTTCGACATCGACGACAGCAAGATCTCGCGCCTCCAGGCCGGGCTGAGCCCGGTCGGCACGGTCCCGGACGAGATCGTCCGCGAGATGGCCAAGAGCGGCCGGTTCCAGGCGACGAGCGACGCGGCCCGGCTGTCCGACGCCGACGTCATCATCATCTGCGTTCCGACGCCGCTGGATCGCCACCGCAATCCGGACCTGTCGTACATCGTCAAGACCGCCGAGACGATCAAGCCGGTTCTGCGGCGTGGTCAGATGGTCGTGCTGGAATCGACGACCTATCCTGGCACGACGGATGAAGTCGTGAAGCCGATCCTGGAGACCAGCGGCCTTTCGGTCGGAACGGATTTCCTGCTCGCCTATTCCCCCGAGCGGGAAGATCCCGGCAATCCGCAGTTCGAAACCGCCACGATCCCGCGGGTCGTCGGCGCCGACGAGGAAGCCTCGCGCCGGGCGGCCGAGCTGCTCTACCGCCAGATCGTGAAGAACGTCATGCTCGTGTCCAGCACGCGCGCGGCCGAGGCCGTGAAGCTGACGGAGAACATCTTCCGCTCGGTGAACATCGCTCTGGTGAACGAGCTGAAGCTCATCTACGGCAAGATGGGCGTCAACATCTGGGAAGTCATCGAGGGCGCCAAGACCAAGCCCTTCGGATACATGCCCTTCTATCCCGGCCCGGGCCTGGGCGGGCACTGCATTCCCATCGATCCGTTCTACCTGACCTGGAAGGCGCGCGAGTACGACGTGCCGACGCGTTTCATCGAGCTGGCCGGCGAAGTGAACACCCGCGCCCCCCGCGAGGTGGTCGCGGCGCTCTCCGAGGCGCTCGGCCGCCGCAGCCGCAAGAGCGTGAACGGCGCGCGCATCCTGCTGATCGGACTGGCCTATAAGAAGAACGTCGACGACATGCGCGAGAGCCCGGCGCTGGTGATCCTCGAGGATCTCGAAGCGCGGGGCGCCACCGTCGAGTTCTATGACCCGTTCATCCCGACCGTGCCGATGACGCGCGAGCACGCGCCTCTGGCTGGTCGCGAGAGCGTGAGCTGGGCGGCCGACGTCCTGCAGGGCTTCGACGCGGCGCTCATCTGCACCGATCACGACGACATCGACTACCAGCAGCTGGTCGACAACGTTCCCATCGTCGCCGATGCGCGCAACGCCACCCGCGACATCGTGCGGAACCGGGATCGGATCGTTCAGGTCTAGGCTCCATGTCCAACCGTTCCTGCCCCAAGCTTCTGACGGTCGTTGGCGCGCGCCCGCAATTCGTGAAGGCGGCGGTGGTCAGCCGCGCGCTGGCCTCCCGAGGCGATGTTCACGAGGTCCTCGTCCACACCGGGCAGCACTTCGACGACAACATGTCCGGCGTCTTCTTCCGGGAACTGGAGATCGCCGAACCGGCGCACCAGATGACCGTGGCCGGCGGCGGTCACGGCCAGATGACGGGCCGGATGCTCGAGCAGCTGGAGGCCATCATGGTCTCCGAGAAGCCCGACGGCGTGCTGGTGTACGGCGACACGAACTCGACCCTCGCGGGGGCGCTGGCCGCGGTGAAGCTGCATATCCCGGTCCTGCATATCGAAGCCGGAATGCGGTCGTTCAACCGACGGATGCCGGAGGAGATGAACCGGATCCTCGCCGATCACGCCAGCGACCTTCTGCTGTGCTCCACCCAGTCGGCTCTTGAGCATCTGGCGCGCGAGGGCTTGAGGGAGAAGGCCGTGCACGTCGGCGACGTGATGTTCGACGCGACCCTGTTCGCGATCGAGAAGTCGCGGAGCGTCTCGACCGTGGTGGAGCAGCTGGGTCTGACCGACAGGCCCTATGCGGTGGCGACGGTCCATCGGGCGGAGAACACGGACGATCCCGAACGACTCGCGACGATCGTTCGCTACCTGCAGGCCACGGCCGGCGGGCAGGAGGTCATCTTCCCGGTCCATCCCAGGACGCGGAGCCGCCTGCAGGGTCTCGCCGTCAGCACCGAGGGGCTCCGCCTGGTCGAACCGCTCGGCTATCTCGACCTCCACAGGCTTCTGGCCGGCGCGAGCCTGGTCATGACCGACTCCGGCGGACTGCAGAAGGAGGCCTACTTCCATCGCAAGCCGTGCATCACCCTGCGCGGCGAGACGGAATGGACCGAGACCATCGAGGCCGGCTGGAACCGTCTCTGGACTGCGCCGGAGACGGCGACGGAACGGCGCGACATCGCCGACTACGGCGATGGGAAGTCGGGCGAGCTTTGCGCTTCGATCATCGCCGATTTCCTCGCGAAACGGGAAGCGGCGCGCGCCTAGGCGTCACGTCTGGCGGTATAGGGTTGTGAGATGTCCGCTTCGTTCCTCAGCGGCGATACAAGAGGAAACCCCCGCTAGGGGTTGGCGAAAAGGGTTCGGACTATGACGACATCGGCCACGGCTGAGAAACCTGCAACTGCCCCTCAAGCGGGGCGTCAGGTGCCGTTCTTCAACTATCCGGCGCTCTTCGCCGAGCATCGCGAAGAGTATCTGTCGACCTTCGAGGACGTCCTGCAGCGCGGCGCCTACATCATGCAGCGCGATCTGGCGGAGTTCGAAGAGGCGCTGGCGCGCTACCTCGGCGTCAAGCACGCCATCGGGGTCGCTGACGGCACCGTCGCCTTGAAGATCGCGCTCACCCTGGCGGGCGTCGGCCCCGGTGACGAGGTCATCGTGCCGAGCCACACCTTCATCGCCACCGCGGCGGCGGTGCACCAGGTCGGCGCGACGCCGGTCCTCTGCGACTGCGGCCCCGACAGCATGATCGACGTGGACAGCGCGCGCCACGTCCTGAGCAGCCGGACCAAGGCGATCATGCCCGTGCAGCTCAACGGCCGCACCTGCGACATGGACAAGGTTGAAGCCTTCGCCGCGGAGCACGGTCTGAAGATCGTGGAAGACTCCTGCCAGGCGATGGGCGCCAAGTACCGCGGGCGGTTCGCCGGCACCTTCGGCGTCGCCGGCTCCTTCAGCTTCTTCCCGGCCAAGACGCTGGGCTGCTTCGGCGACGGCGGCGGTCTGATCCTCGAGGACGACGCGCTCGCCGAACAGGCTCGGGAACTCCGTGACCATGGTCGCGGAAAGGACGGCAAGGTGCACCGCTTCGGCATCAACGGTCGACTGGACAACATCCAGGCGGCGATCCTGTCCGTGAAGCTCAAGCGCTACGACGAATCGATCGACCGTCGCCGCGCGCTGGCCCGAATCTACGACGCCCGCCTGTCGACTGTCGCCGAGCTTCTGCTGCCGCCGGGGCCGGATTCGGATCCGCTGCGGTTCGACATCTTCCAGAACTACGAGATCCAGTCGGAGCGCCGCGACGCGCTGCGCGAGTTCCTGACCGCGCGGGGCGTCGGCACCATCATGCAGTGGGGCGGGCACATGATCCATCAGTTCGAGGATCTGAACCTCAAGGCCCATGCTCCGTACGCGGAGGAAATGTCCCGTCGCTACATGATGCTGCCCTTGCATCCGATGCTCAGCGACGACGACGCGCACTATGTGTGCGACCAAATCGAAACCTTCTACAACGGTTGAGCCCGAAGACCTCATGGACAAGCCGATTGCCGTTTCCGGCGGGTTGCGCACCGAAGCCGAAGCTCTGGAAGCGCCTAGAAACCGCGCCCTCTTCGAGGCCAACCCTTCGTCTTGGGAAACCAAGATGGAGAATTTCCCGAAGTACGTTCGACGCCAGAACCTGACCCGCTTCCTCGCCCTGTACGAGATCTTCAAGCGGATCCTTCCGGTGAAGGGATCGATCGTCGAGTGCGGCGTGAACCATGGTTTCGGCCTGATGAGCTGGGCGAAGTTCTCGGCGATCCTCGAGCCGGTGAACCTGACCCGCCGCATCTACGGGTTCGACACCTTCGAAGGGTTTCCGAGCGTCAGCGAGAAGGACCGGTCCGGCGCCGCGCGGAACGTCAAGGTCGGCGACCTCGCCGCCGACGTGTTCGATGAACTGAGCCAGCTGGTCGACATCTACGACTCGACCCGGTTCCTCGGGCATGTGTCGAAGGTCAACATGGTGCGCGGAGACGCCACCAAGACCATTCCGGCGTTCATCGAGGCCAACCAGCATCTGCTGGTCAGCCTGCTTTACCTCGACTTCGATCTCTATGAGCCGACGAAGGTCGCTCTCGAGCACTTCCTGCCCCGGATGCCGAAGGGCGCGGTGATCGCGTTTGACGAGCTGGACAACCCGCTGTGGCCCGGCGAGACGCTGGCCATGCTGGAAGCCCACGCGGCCCGGCCGCTCCGGATCGAGCGCCTCGAGTTCGACCCCTACATCGGCTTCGCGGTGCTCGATTAATGGGGGAACTGGGAGCCAAGGCGAACGTGGCGGACACCGAAGCGCTGGCGCTTCGCCTGCGACGCCACGTCGTGCGGATGACGCACCGCGGGAACAGCTCGCACGTGGGGTCGGCCCTTTCGATGGCCGACATCATGGCCGTGCTCTACGGCCGGGTCCTGCGCGTCGACCCCAGCCAGCCGAAATGGCCGGGGCGGGATCGTTTCATCCTTTCGAAGGGGCATGCCGGGGCCTGTGTCTACGCGGCGCTCGCCGAGCGGGGCTTTTTCCCGGTCGAGCAGCTGGAGCAGCACTACAGCAACGGCTCCGTGCTGTCGGGGCATGTGTCGCACAAGGGCGTCCCGGGCGTGGAGCTCTCGACGGGCTCGCTCGGGCACGGCCTGGGCGTCGGCGGCGGCATGGCCAAACAGCTCCGCCGCCTGGGTGGAAACCAGCGTGTCTTCGTCGTCCTCAGCGACGGCGAATGCGACGAGGGGTCGAACTGGGAGGCCATCCTGTTCGCTTCCCACCACCGCCTCGACAACCTGGTTGCGATCATCGACTACAACAAGATCCAGAGCCTCGCGTCGGTCGCCGAAACGCTGGCGCTGGAACCCTTCGCCGACAAGTGGACGGCGTTCGGCTGGGCGGTTCGTCGCGTGGACGGGCATGACCACGCGGCCCTCCATGCCGTTCTGGACGGCGCTCCTCTCGAAAGCGGCAAGCCGACGGTGATCATCGCCGACACGACGAAGGGCAAGGGCGTGTCCTTCATGGAGGACAGCGTGCTCTGGCACTACCGGTCTCCGCAGGGCGAGGAATACGAGAACGCGCTCGCCGAGCTGGCTGGCGGAGCCTGAGGAAGACGATGCGGGACAGTTTCATCAAGGCGCTGACCGAACTGGCTGAGATCGATCCCCGGGTGGTGTTGATCACGGGCGATCTCGGCTTCGGCGTCCTCACGGATTTCGCCAACAACCGGCCGGACCAGTTCATCAACGCCGGCGTCGCCGAGCAGAACATGACGGCCCTGGCGGCCGGGATGGCGCTCGAGGGGGCTCGCGCCTACACCTATTCCATCGCCAATTTCACGACGCTGCGGTGCCTCGAACAGCTTCGCAACGATGTCTGCTACCACGAGGCGGACGTCACCGCCGTTTCCGTCGGCGGGGGATTCTCCTACGGGCAGCTGGGGATGTCGCATTTCGCGACCGAGGACCTGGCGATCATGCGCGCTCTGCCGAACATGACGGTGGTGGCGCCGTCCGATCCTTGGCAGGCCCTGGA
Coding sequences within:
- the wecB gene encoding non-hydrolyzing UDP-N-acetylglucosamine 2-epimerase translates to MSNRSCPKLLTVVGARPQFVKAAVVSRALASRGDVHEVLVHTGQHFDDNMSGVFFRELEIAEPAHQMTVAGGGHGQMTGRMLEQLEAIMVSEKPDGVLVYGDTNSTLAGALAAVKLHIPVLHIEAGMRSFNRRMPEEMNRILADHASDLLLCSTQSALEHLAREGLREKAVHVGDVMFDATLFAIEKSRSVSTVVEQLGLTDRPYAVATVHRAENTDDPERLATIVRYLQATAGGQEVIFPVHPRTRSRLQGLAVSTEGLRLVEPLGYLDLHRLLAGASLVMTDSGGLQKEAYFHRKPCITLRGETEWTETIEAGWNRLWTAPETATERRDIADYGDGKSGELCASIIADFLAKREAARA
- a CDS encoding nucleotide sugar dehydrogenase, translating into MTNVIVERKERADTVAALLKRLEDREARIAIMGLGYVGLPLAAAVHNANLEVLGFDIDDSKISRLQAGLSPVGTVPDEIVREMAKSGRFQATSDAARLSDADVIIICVPTPLDRHRNPDLSYIVKTAETIKPVLRRGQMVVLESTTYPGTTDEVVKPILETSGLSVGTDFLLAYSPEREDPGNPQFETATIPRVVGADEEASRRAAELLYRQIVKNVMLVSSTRAAEAVKLTENIFRSVNIALVNELKLIYGKMGVNIWEVIEGAKTKPFGYMPFYPGPGLGGHCIPIDPFYLTWKAREYDVPTRFIELAGEVNTRAPREVVAALSEALGRRSRKSVNGARILLIGLAYKKNVDDMRESPALVILEDLEARGATVEFYDPFIPTVPMTREHAPLAGRESVSWAADVLQGFDAALICTDHDDIDYQQLVDNVPIVADARNATRDIVRNRDRIVQV
- a CDS encoding SDR family NAD(P)-dependent oxidoreductase, which translates into the protein MKPPISRFADQARKYALHVFLVFAAFVVAYEVRRGLPLEWWVTNPEALRVLRWAALYAAIAAVVELVSRTERAAWRFSSARELLALFRSVTITSALFLGTIFLVDRGLALPRSVLLLAWLISLVFLVGVRIVWRMAYDRSLALSMFPFMRPSRNENGLLVVGEIGDAESYLRSVSGAPDPAYAPLAIVSTSPQDVGLQMHGVAVLATTKDLLALAGAEDVKGKRFPAILFLREPIGHLGLSAETLGELKAAGHRLLRLPSIVELGDEQGGGGLLREMVLEDFLARPPVRLDTQRIRNLVEGRRVLVTGAGGSIGSEIARQLVAMNCSHITLLDHSEHLLFEINRQIERLSGTQTSRPFLCNVRDKERVEAVFLSERPELVFHAAALKHVTLVEKNVCEGVLTNVLGTANVVDAALAAKARQVVLVSTDKAVAPTSVMGATKRLAEAVLPQSDDLTTQFCAVRFGNVLGSAGSVVPIFRDQIERGGPVTITHPDVERYFMTIPEAVQLVLYATALRADTSGSLPKKYVLEMGEPVKIVDLARQMAALNGKTLGEDIPMMIIGLQPGEKLTEELVDVNEATLERLPGIREILTKTQGADFSAEAIEKLVVLAREDRSDEVLRMISERISMLRGSDLVELGYAK
- a CDS encoding transketolase translates to MADTEALALRLRRHVVRMTHRGNSSHVGSALSMADIMAVLYGRVLRVDPSQPKWPGRDRFILSKGHAGACVYAALAERGFFPVEQLEQHYSNGSVLSGHVSHKGVPGVELSTGSLGHGLGVGGGMAKQLRRLGGNQRVFVVLSDGECDEGSNWEAILFASHHRLDNLVAIIDYNKIQSLASVAETLALEPFADKWTAFGWAVRRVDGHDHAALHAVLDGAPLESGKPTVIIADTTKGKGVSFMEDSVLWHYRSPQGEEYENALAELAGGA
- a CDS encoding Gfo/Idh/MocA family protein, with amino-acid sequence MNLYENAPRTALIGCGRWGRNIARALARLGSLEVIVDPMADGLADYAGELGVRATSDMGAAFAGDIEAVAIAAPAVDHARLIQEALFAGKHVFVEKPLALNMADATRVADQAAASGLTLMVGHLLQYHPAFVRLSEMVAEGAIGELRHVSSNRLNPGAIRTEENALWSMAPHDFSMILKLIGAPPKSVQALPVHVVSPVIPDRVVVQMRFDGAVSAQADVSWLSPFKEHKLVVLGTEGALVFEDTAADAGRKLVHYPGYLDASNGAPRFVKGPGLPVEYPSDEPLLNEMRWFLDCVRGKTQPRSDAAEAIAVLSLLEAAQAASDQHSADWTASDRVSATV
- a CDS encoding class I SAM-dependent methyltransferase, whose translation is MDKPIAVSGGLRTEAEALEAPRNRALFEANPSSWETKMENFPKYVRRQNLTRFLALYEIFKRILPVKGSIVECGVNHGFGLMSWAKFSAILEPVNLTRRIYGFDTFEGFPSVSEKDRSGAARNVKVGDLAADVFDELSQLVDIYDSTRFLGHVSKVNMVRGDATKTIPAFIEANQHLLVSLLYLDFDLYEPTKVALEHFLPRMPKGAVIAFDELDNPLWPGETLAMLEAHAARPLRIERLEFDPYIGFAVLD
- a CDS encoding O-antigen ligase family protein translates to MVEARKKTRSRVSAGGRQQRPLGQRFGMSIDLLTGLSLALAATSFLLGGASRENEGLLAVVELSALPLLCVAGGRLYLSGQWRNHIAALLLMGAVLLLPLIQLIPLPYGVWTALPQREALAGALEAAGAGRPWAPLSLTPEFTLAVFLGLLPPAAMFLAALQLTPRAQRGIVGVYIALAAVSVLIGLFQAFGDLSGALYPYKTTNYGSPVGLFANRNHLATLLLATLPLAGLFLAETGSGQTDRSKLVIAGAALFTLIALVGLIAIESRAGILLAGPALIALLLVARKTGRRRGSNGRWHLVAGGALAMASVVVVFAIEPILKRFGAPPEVGRADAWQTIAQAAGAYMPFGGGFGAFDTVYRSVEPLSRVAPNYFNHAHNDYLELWLEGGLLGLLLLLAALVWLGVETVRTWRNREGSALSLAVTASIALVLLHSAVDYPLRTQTMAVLFAFCCGVIANGRVLSPERRRSRRRRPPEGSGIDRENVEA
- a CDS encoding DegT/DnrJ/EryC1/StrS family aminotransferase, which translates into the protein MTTSATAEKPATAPQAGRQVPFFNYPALFAEHREEYLSTFEDVLQRGAYIMQRDLAEFEEALARYLGVKHAIGVADGTVALKIALTLAGVGPGDEVIVPSHTFIATAAAVHQVGATPVLCDCGPDSMIDVDSARHVLSSRTKAIMPVQLNGRTCDMDKVEAFAAEHGLKIVEDSCQAMGAKYRGRFAGTFGVAGSFSFFPAKTLGCFGDGGGLILEDDALAEQARELRDHGRGKDGKVHRFGINGRLDNIQAAILSVKLKRYDESIDRRRALARIYDARLSTVAELLLPPGPDSDPLRFDIFQNYEIQSERRDALREFLTARGVGTIMQWGGHMIHQFEDLNLKAHAPYAEEMSRRYMMLPLHPMLSDDDAHYVCDQIETFYNG